The following coding sequences are from one Mycobacterium bourgelatii window:
- the pks2 gene encoding sulfolipid-1 biosynthesis phthioceranic/hydroxyphthioceranic acid synthase yields the protein MACRLPGGIDSPDQLWEALLRGDDLVTEVPPDRWDIDEYYDPEPGVPGRSHCKWGAFLDNIGDFDPEFFGIPETEATALDPQHRLLLETSWEAMEHAGLTPAKLADSLTGVFIGLMHTDYAFVQADTQTLEGPYGNTGTNSCMASGRVSYALGLRGPAVTVDTACSSSLFATHLACRSLNDGESDLAFAGGVYAMLEPRRFASGSANGMLTRTGRCHTFDVEADGFVVGEGAAVLLLKRLPDAQRDGDRILGVIGGTAANQDGRTVNIVTPSRSAQVAAYRAALAAAGVDPKTVGMVEAHGTGTPVGDPIEYAGLAEVYGTDGPCALGSVKTNFGHTQSTAGALGLMKAVLAVQHGVVPRTLHFNEMPAEMAEIETNLFVTQEVTPFPEVADDGVRRAAVSSYGMSGTNVHAIVEQAPEAPEAPGDSSADGGAGLDGKLVFPVSGSSEEALRQTAGRLADWVDAQGSDFVLKDLAYTLALRRSHRQVRTVVLASTPEELSGALLEIANGDAPYPLAVGQDDRGPVWVFSGQGSQWARMGADLLANEPVFAATVAEIEPLIAAESGFSVTEAMTAPEVVTGIDRVQPTLFAIQVALAATMKAYGVTPGAVIGHSLGESAAAVVAGALSVEDGVKVICRRSKLMTRISGAGAMASVELPAQQVLSELTSRGINDVVVAVMASPQSTVIGGATQTVRDLVAIWEERDIMAREVAVDVASHSPQVEPILDDLTEALEDISPLEPEVPYYSATSFDPREEPYCDAYYWVDNLRHTVRFAAAVQAALEDGFRVFTELSPHPLLTHAVDQTARSLDSSVAALASMRREQPLPDGLRGLLGDLYAAGAAIDFSVLYPTGRLVDATLPAWSHRRLLLNDTTDRLAHGSSVAVHPLLGPHVRLAEEPERHVWQGEVGTVALPWLADHQIHGAAALPGAAYCEMALTAARTVLGEASEVRDVRFEQLLLLDEQTSIGASATVEASGLVTFAVETDEEGARSRRASAVLQGVSEDDEPPAAHDIAALLAAHPNPVEGDELRQAFDLRGIQYGRAFTGLGTTHVAEEAGTSTVLAEVAVPGSIRAQQSSYGVHPALLDACFQSVAAHPSVRNAGGGLLLPLGVARLRAYGPARHAHYCLTTVKGPSSGAGSGLEADLDVLDEHGTVVLAVRGLRMGTGASPEAERDRILGERLLSIEWLQRELPEQGHTEPGTWLLISTGDAADLVATELTDSLKVHDAQCTTLSWPFQADHEANAERLRAQLENGGFTGVVVLTAPKTDNAESAARGRDYVGHLVRIARELPEIMGHAPRLYVVTRNAQQVLSDDDVNLEQGGLRGLLRVIGAEHPHLKVTHIDVDEQTGVEQVARQLLLSESGEDETAWRNDEWYTARLSPAPLRPEERHSTVVDLAEAGMRLRIRTPGDLQSLEFTAFDRVPPGPGEIEVAVSASSINFADVLVTFGRYHTADGKLPELGTDFAGVVTAVGPDVTDLKVGDHVGGLSSHGCWSTFVTCDARLATKLPEGLGDGDAAAVTTATATAWYGLQDLARIKAGDKVLIHSATGGVGQAAIAIARAAGAEIYATAGSEQRRDLLRSMGIEHVYDSRSVEFAEQIRNDTDGYGVDIVLNSVSGAGQRAGIQLLAVGGRFVEIGKRDVYANTRMELFPFRHNLTFHYLDLGLMAASQPAAVSELLGTVYRLTAEGQLPTPESTHYPLAEAATAIRVMGAAEHTGKLILDVPHAGRNSVVLPPEQAPVFRGDGSYIITGGLGGLGLFLAEKMASGNGGAGAGRIVLSSRSEPSQKAQETIELIRAIGADVVVERGDIAEPGTAERLVTAATATGLPLRGVLHAAAVVEDATLANITEELIERDWAPKVHGAWYLHEATKEHELDWFCLFSSAAALVGSPGQGAYAAANSWLDAFTYWRRAQGLPATSVAWGAWGEIGRGSEFAEQTGDAIAPEEGAYAFEALLRHNRAYTGYAPVIGSPMLMAFAQRSPFAENFQSMGKSRAGGSKFLAELNELPQEEWPGRLRRFLSEQVGLILRRTIDADRMLAEYGLDSLGSQELRIHIEAETGIRVSTVEISTIRDLAESLYDKLTSKANAAPTS from the coding sequence ATGGCGTGCCGGCTTCCCGGGGGAATCGACTCTCCCGACCAGCTGTGGGAGGCGTTGCTGCGCGGCGACGACCTGGTCACCGAGGTGCCACCGGACCGCTGGGACATCGACGAGTACTACGACCCCGAGCCGGGCGTGCCGGGACGCTCGCACTGCAAGTGGGGCGCGTTCCTGGACAACATCGGCGACTTCGACCCCGAATTTTTCGGCATCCCGGAAACGGAAGCCACCGCGCTGGATCCCCAGCACCGGTTGCTGCTGGAAACCTCGTGGGAGGCCATGGAACACGCAGGTCTGACGCCGGCCAAGCTGGCGGATTCGCTGACCGGTGTCTTCATCGGCTTGATGCACACCGACTACGCGTTCGTGCAGGCCGACACCCAAACCCTGGAGGGTCCGTACGGCAACACCGGAACCAACTCCTGCATGGCATCCGGGCGGGTCTCCTACGCGCTCGGACTCCGCGGTCCCGCGGTCACGGTCGACACGGCATGCTCGTCGAGTTTGTTTGCTACGCACCTGGCCTGCCGTAGCTTGAACGACGGCGAGAGCGACCTCGCCTTCGCCGGCGGCGTGTACGCGATGCTCGAGCCCCGGCGTTTCGCCTCCGGCTCGGCCAACGGCATGTTGACCCGCACCGGACGCTGCCACACGTTCGACGTGGAAGCCGACGGGTTCGTGGTCGGTGAGGGCGCCGCCGTGCTGCTGCTCAAGCGGTTGCCCGACGCCCAGCGCGACGGAGACCGGATTCTGGGCGTGATCGGCGGCACGGCCGCGAACCAGGACGGCCGCACGGTCAACATCGTCACGCCGTCACGCAGCGCACAGGTCGCGGCCTACCGCGCCGCGTTGGCCGCGGCGGGCGTGGACCCCAAGACCGTCGGCATGGTGGAGGCGCACGGCACCGGCACCCCGGTGGGCGACCCGATCGAGTACGCGGGCCTGGCCGAGGTGTACGGCACCGACGGCCCCTGCGCGCTGGGATCGGTGAAGACCAACTTCGGGCACACCCAGTCGACTGCCGGCGCATTGGGCCTGATGAAGGCGGTTCTCGCCGTGCAGCACGGGGTGGTTCCGCGGACCCTGCACTTCAACGAGATGCCCGCCGAAATGGCGGAGATCGAGACGAATCTCTTTGTGACACAAGAGGTCACGCCGTTTCCCGAGGTCGCTGACGACGGGGTTCGCCGGGCTGCGGTGTCGTCGTACGGCATGTCGGGTACCAATGTGCACGCCATCGTGGAGCAGGCGCCCGAAGCCCCCGAAGCGCCGGGTGACTCCTCGGCCGATGGGGGCGCCGGCCTAGACGGCAAATTGGTGTTCCCGGTGTCGGGCAGTTCGGAGGAGGCGCTGCGCCAGACCGCGGGGCGGCTCGCCGACTGGGTCGACGCGCAGGGTTCTGACTTTGTGCTCAAGGACTTGGCGTACACGCTGGCCCTTCGGCGCTCACACCGGCAGGTACGCACCGTCGTGTTGGCCAGCACGCCCGAAGAGTTGTCCGGGGCACTGCTGGAAATCGCCAATGGCGACGCTCCTTACCCGCTGGCGGTCGGTCAGGACGACAGGGGTCCGGTGTGGGTGTTCTCCGGGCAGGGTTCGCAATGGGCGCGCATGGGTGCCGACCTGCTGGCCAACGAGCCGGTGTTCGCCGCGACAGTCGCCGAGATCGAGCCGTTGATCGCCGCGGAGTCCGGGTTTTCGGTGACCGAGGCGATGACGGCGCCCGAGGTGGTCACCGGTATCGACCGGGTGCAGCCGACGCTGTTTGCCATCCAGGTCGCGTTGGCCGCGACGATGAAGGCTTACGGCGTGACGCCGGGCGCGGTGATCGGCCACTCGCTGGGTGAGTCCGCCGCGGCGGTGGTGGCCGGAGCGCTGTCGGTCGAAGACGGCGTGAAAGTGATCTGTCGGCGCTCCAAGCTGATGACCCGGATCTCTGGGGCCGGTGCCATGGCGTCGGTGGAACTGCCTGCGCAGCAAGTGCTTTCCGAACTCACCTCGCGCGGCATCAACGACGTCGTGGTCGCGGTGATGGCGTCGCCGCAGTCGACCGTGATCGGTGGAGCGACCCAGACGGTGCGTGACCTGGTGGCGATCTGGGAAGAGCGCGACATCATGGCGCGCGAGGTCGCCGTGGATGTGGCCTCGCACTCGCCGCAGGTGGAGCCGATCCTGGACGACCTGACCGAGGCGCTGGAAGACATCAGCCCGCTGGAACCGGAGGTCCCTTACTACTCGGCGACTTCGTTCGACCCGCGGGAAGAGCCGTACTGCGACGCCTACTACTGGGTGGACAACCTGCGCCACACGGTCCGGTTCGCCGCCGCGGTGCAGGCGGCCCTCGAGGATGGCTTCCGTGTCTTCACCGAGTTGAGCCCGCATCCGCTGCTGACCCACGCGGTCGACCAAACGGCCCGCAGCCTGGACTCGTCGGTGGCGGCGTTGGCCAGCATGCGCCGCGAACAGCCGCTGCCGGATGGGCTGCGCGGGCTGCTGGGTGACTTGTACGCGGCCGGCGCGGCGATCGACTTCTCGGTGCTGTACCCGACCGGCCGACTGGTCGACGCGACGCTGCCGGCATGGTCACACCGGCGCCTGCTGCTCAACGACACCACCGACCGCCTCGCGCACGGGAGCAGCGTCGCGGTCCACCCGTTGTTGGGGCCCCACGTGCGGCTGGCCGAGGAGCCGGAGCGGCATGTGTGGCAGGGCGAGGTGGGTACCGTGGCGCTGCCGTGGTTGGCCGACCACCAAATCCACGGTGCCGCAGCGCTTCCGGGCGCCGCCTACTGCGAAATGGCGTTGACAGCGGCCCGCACCGTGCTGGGCGAGGCGTCCGAGGTTCGCGACGTGCGCTTCGAGCAGCTGCTCTTGCTCGACGAGCAGACCTCCATCGGTGCTTCGGCGACGGTCGAGGCGTCCGGTCTGGTGACGTTCGCGGTGGAGACCGATGAGGAAGGGGCACGCTCGCGTCGCGCGTCCGCCGTCTTACAGGGGGTCTCCGAGGATGACGAGCCACCGGCGGCGCATGACATCGCCGCCCTGCTGGCCGCGCACCCCAACCCAGTGGAAGGTGACGAGCTTCGGCAGGCCTTCGACCTGCGAGGTATTCAGTACGGCCGTGCCTTCACCGGCCTAGGTACCACCCACGTCGCCGAGGAGGCGGGCACCAGCACGGTGCTGGCCGAGGTTGCGGTGCCGGGTTCGATCCGTGCCCAGCAGAGTTCTTACGGTGTGCACCCGGCGCTGCTGGACGCGTGCTTCCAGTCCGTCGCCGCGCACCCCAGTGTTCGCAACGCCGGCGGCGGCTTGTTGCTGCCGCTGGGTGTGGCCCGACTGCGGGCGTACGGACCGGCTCGTCATGCCCACTACTGCCTGACCACGGTGAAGGGGCCCAGTTCGGGGGCGGGTTCGGGCCTGGAAGCCGACCTGGACGTGCTGGACGAGCACGGCACGGTCGTGCTGGCCGTGCGCGGGCTGCGGATGGGGACCGGCGCGTCGCCGGAGGCCGAGCGCGACAGGATCCTGGGTGAGCGGTTGCTGAGCATCGAGTGGCTCCAGCGCGAACTACCCGAGCAAGGGCACACCGAGCCGGGAACGTGGCTGTTGATCAGCACCGGCGACGCCGCGGACCTGGTCGCGACCGAGTTGACCGATTCGTTGAAGGTGCACGACGCGCAGTGCACCACCCTGTCGTGGCCGTTCCAGGCCGACCATGAGGCCAACGCCGAGCGGTTGCGCGCGCAGCTGGAAAACGGTGGCTTTACTGGCGTGGTGGTGCTCACGGCACCGAAGACCGACAACGCCGAGTCAGCCGCGCGTGGCCGTGATTACGTCGGGCACCTGGTCCGTATCGCCCGCGAGCTCCCGGAGATCATGGGCCACGCACCGCGGCTGTATGTGGTTACCCGCAATGCGCAGCAGGTGCTGTCGGACGATGACGTCAACCTCGAGCAGGGCGGCCTGCGCGGCTTGCTGCGGGTGATCGGTGCCGAGCATCCGCATCTGAAGGTCACCCACATCGACGTCGACGAGCAGACCGGCGTCGAGCAGGTGGCCCGCCAGCTCCTGCTGTCCGAGTCCGGGGAAGACGAGACCGCGTGGCGTAATGACGAGTGGTACACCGCGAGGCTGAGCCCGGCGCCGTTGCGTCCCGAAGAGCGGCACAGCACCGTCGTCGATCTCGCGGAGGCCGGCATGCGCCTGCGCATCCGTACTCCCGGCGACCTGCAATCGCTGGAGTTCACCGCGTTCGACCGGGTGCCGCCCGGGCCGGGGGAGATCGAGGTGGCGGTCAGCGCGTCGAGCATCAACTTCGCCGACGTCTTGGTCACCTTCGGCCGGTACCACACCGCGGACGGCAAGCTGCCGGAGCTGGGCACCGACTTCGCCGGTGTGGTGACTGCGGTGGGGCCCGACGTGACCGACCTCAAGGTCGGCGACCACGTCGGCGGCCTGTCATCCCACGGCTGCTGGTCCACGTTCGTCACTTGTGACGCGCGGCTGGCCACCAAGCTGCCAGAGGGCCTTGGCGACGGCGACGCCGCGGCGGTGACCACCGCGACGGCGACCGCTTGGTACGGGCTCCAGGACCTGGCCCGGATCAAGGCCGGGGACAAGGTGCTGATCCACTCCGCCACCGGTGGGGTGGGGCAGGCGGCGATCGCGATCGCGCGCGCCGCGGGGGCCGAGATCTATGCCACCGCGGGGAGCGAGCAGCGCCGAGACTTGTTGCGGAGCATGGGCATCGAGCACGTCTACGACTCGCGCAGCGTGGAGTTCGCCGAGCAGATCCGCAACGACACCGACGGCTACGGCGTGGACATCGTGCTCAACTCGGTGTCCGGTGCCGGCCAGCGCGCCGGCATCCAGCTGCTGGCGGTCGGAGGCCGCTTCGTCGAGATCGGCAAGCGCGACGTCTACGCCAATACGCGCATGGAGCTCTTCCCGTTCCGACACAACCTCACGTTCCACTACCTCGACCTGGGGTTGATGGCGGCCAGTCAGCCGGCGGCCGTTTCCGAGCTGTTGGGCACGGTCTATCGACTGACCGCCGAGGGGCAGCTGCCGACTCCCGAGAGCACGCACTATCCGCTGGCCGAGGCGGCTACGGCGATTCGCGTGATGGGTGCGGCCGAGCACACCGGCAAGTTGATCCTGGACGTGCCGCACGCCGGGCGCAACAGTGTGGTGCTGCCGCCCGAGCAGGCCCCGGTCTTCCGTGGCGACGGGTCCTACATCATCACCGGTGGTCTGGGCGGTCTGGGTCTGTTCCTGGCCGAGAAGATGGCCTCTGGAAACGGCGGAGCGGGTGCGGGTCGTATCGTGCTCAGCTCGCGCTCGGAGCCCAGCCAAAAGGCGCAGGAAACCATCGAACTGATCCGTGCGATCGGCGCGGATGTGGTGGTGGAGCGTGGTGACATCGCCGAGCCGGGCACCGCGGAGCGTTTGGTGACGGCGGCGACCGCGACGGGTCTGCCGCTGCGTGGCGTGCTGCACGCGGCCGCGGTGGTCGAAGACGCGACGTTGGCCAACATCACCGAGGAACTCATCGAGCGGGACTGGGCGCCTAAGGTACACGGCGCCTGGTATCTGCACGAGGCGACCAAAGAGCACGAGTTGGACTGGTTCTGCCTGTTCTCCTCGGCGGCGGCGCTGGTGGGTTCGCCTGGTCAGGGTGCGTATGCGGCGGCCAACAGCTGGTTGGACGCGTTCACGTACTGGCGGCGCGCTCAGGGCCTGCCGGCGACGTCGGTCGCCTGGGGTGCCTGGGGCGAGATCGGCCGGGGTTCGGAGTTCGCGGAACAGACCGGGGACGCGATTGCGCCGGAGGAAGGTGCGTATGCGTTCGAGGCCCTGCTGCGGCACAACCGGGCATACACCGGCTACGCCCCCGTCATCGGCTCACCCATGCTGATGGCGTTCGCTCAACGCAGCCCGTTCGCGGAGAACTTCCAATCGATGGGCAAGAGTCGGGCCGGCGGTAGCAAGTTCCTCGCTGAGCTCAATGAGCTGCCCCAAGAGGAGTGGCCGGGCCGGCTTCGCCGCTTCTTGTCCGAGCAGGTCGGTCTGATTCTGCGCCGCACGATCGACGCGGACCGCATGCTGGCCGAGTACGGTCTGGACTCGCTGGGCAGCCAGGAGCTGCGGATTCACATCGAGGCTGAGACCGGGATCCGGGTGAGCACGGTGGAGATCTCCACGATCCGAGATTTAGCTGAGTCTCTTTACGACAAATTGACCTCAAAAGCCAACGCCGCACCTACCTCGTGA